Part of the Methanobrevibacter arboriphilus JCM 13429 = DSM 1125 genome is shown below.
AGCAAATTCTAGTAATTTATTATAAAATGAAAGTTTAATTTCCTTATCTGCTTTACTATTAAATCCATAAGGAGCATAAATATGAATTAGAGTAAATTTATCAAATTTAAAGTTTAAAACCCTCATTTTTAATGAAGAATCTGGAACATCAAAAAATCTTTTTACTAATTTTGGTTTTAATTTTGAAAAAGTAGCTATACCCCCAGTTCGTGTAGTTTCACCTGGAGAAAAATAGGTATTATATCCTTCAATGTTTTTTAAATTAGAATCTAATTGTTCATATTTAGCTTTAGTTTCTTGAAATAGAATGATATCTGGATTTTCACCATATACCGGATCAATTTCTTTATTCTTTGCACGAGTTCTAATTCCATTAATATTCCAAGATATAATTTTAATTTTACCCATTTTTTAACTTCCAACAATCTTTTAAATATATTATATCGGATTATTATTACTTAAATCCTAAAATAATTATTAATACAATCATTATTTATTTAATACTATTATTTATTAATATTCTCATTATTAACTCTTACTATTTATTCACTTATTAATAATTAAATAAAATATTAAAAATTAAATAAAACATAAAAATACCATTAAAAATTGATAACATAAAAATTAATAAATTCATATCATTTAATTTATAATAATAATAAATTTAATAGAAATATGATAATATAATAATAAATCTAATGAAAACATAATGATAATTAATCTAATATAAAATACGATAATACAATAATAAATCTAATGATAACATAATGATAATTAATCTAATATAAAATACGATAATACAATAATAAATTTAAGATATATATATATATAATGATAATAAATTAATATAAGTTTTTAATAATTTTAAGGAACTTTCATATGCTCTGAAAGAGGTTTA
Proteins encoded:
- a CDS encoding exodeoxyribonuclease III, whose translation is MGKIKIISWNINGIRTRAKNKEIDPVYGENPDIILFQETKAKYEQLDSNLKNIEGYNTYFSPGETTRTGGIATFSKLKPKLVKRFFDVPDSSLKMRVLNFKFDKFTLIHIYAPYGFNSKADKEIKLSFYNKLLEFAEKSADDNVIIAGDFNIAHSEKDISDPEKASKNSSFFDEERDIINKIEKLGYFDSFRLLNPDEIEFSAWKSQKAKESDEGSRLDYFFISKSLKDSLIESKILSDINGSKHAPIELVIDI